One Solanum lycopersicum chromosome 4, SLM_r2.1 DNA window includes the following coding sequences:
- the LOC101264918 gene encoding E3 ubiquitin-protein ligase RING1-like, giving the protein MSSAGITVADGGAALYFCHKCSNTVTITPSPSGDLFCPTCNSDFVEEYEEPDPEPEMFPNFPNPGLLSSLLMGARPRSAPTTGSHQHSAPATGSRVSPYTAFFNSNRNPRQMSSGSDDFNPFEFLQTHLAALRANGASFEFVIEGGNGGSGLQMPANYGDYFIGPGFEQLIQNLAENDPNRYGTPPASRAAVEGLPTIKVDEELMRSELAQCAVCKDDFEMGSDVIQMPCKHVYHKDCIIPWLELHSSCPVCRYELPTDEPENENRQRDNDGDSSGDGSASGSGGSGRRFTTISLPWPLGSFGASSSQG; this is encoded by the coding sequence ATGTCTTCCGCCGGAATCACCGTCGCCGACGGCGGCGCAGCGCTGTATTTCTGCCATAAATGCAGTAACACCGTCACCATTACCCCTTCTCCTAGCGGCGATCTCTTCTGCCCTACTTGCAACAGTGATTTCGTCGAGGAATACGAGGAACCGGACCCTGAACCGGAAATGTTTCCGAACTTCCCCAACCCGGGCTTGTTGAGTAGTTTACTCATGGGTGCTCGTCCGCGTTCTGCTCCTACCACCGGTTCTCATCAGCATTCTGCTCCTGCCACCGGTTCTCGTGTTTCCCCATACACTGCTTTTTTCAACTCAAACCGAAACCCTAGGCAAATGTCCTCCGGGTCTGATGATTTCAATCCATTTGAGTTTCTTCAGACTCATCTGGCTGCTCTAAGAGCTAACGGGGCTAGTTTCGAGTTCGTTATCGAGGGGGGTAACGGGGGTAGTGGTCTCCAAATGCCGGCGAATTATGGGGACTATTTCATTGGACCGGGGTTTGAGCAATTGATCCAGAATTTGGCAGAAAATGATCCAAACCGATATGGGACTCCTCCGGCGTCGAGAGCAGCGGTGGAGGGGCTCCCTACCATCAAAGTTGATGAGGAATTGATGCGTTCTGAACTGGCACAGTGTGCTGTTTGTAAGGATGATTTTGAGATGGGGTCAGATGTGATACAGATGCCTTGTAAGCATGTTTATCATAAGGATTGTATCATACCGTGGCTTGAGTTGCACAGTTCTTGCCCGGTTTGTCGCTATGAGTTGCCAACGGATGAGCCTGAGAATGAGAACAGGCAAAGAGACAATGATGGGGACTCGAGCGGGGATGGTTCTGCTTCTGGAAGTGGGGGATCAGGGAGAAGGTTTACTACAATATCATTGCCATGGCCTTTGGGAAGCTTTGGAGCATCATCTAGCCAGGGATGA